A window from Fibrobacterota bacterium encodes these proteins:
- a CDS encoding DUF342 domain-containing protein — protein sequence MPRLSIAVSGDGMGAKLRIDSFDQEDWKSGISGPTGLEGERRLRAFLESQGIASRCIRDDVLRWISQTLAFSPASALSADLQAAQEVDVAQGVPPGHDEPQGLIFHHAYLSNAEAIGDLRRKADAWGFEGLREHIDPSYWVSSGETVLSFQEVEKGQAGCDVFGAPVPGLSLRERLPPFGKSLFLKEKKVIAVCEGALIIEDGQLKVLGSDSLPTCQVLVAEDKMSANLVLGGNYLNDWTVTLDMVRQALREQGVALMAPEAEIQGALNKFNQDRQPVSLPVARGRPPVPGNDGLIELLIDPEPDVPLPAPDGSIDFKEFSFFRTVPRGARLARILPPTAGEPGLNVHGEEVPPPPGRPFDKQLGRNTALEAPDSAYLVTTAAGRFALRVGVPEVVEVLDVTGDVSLKTGNIEFPGAVRVAGDVHSRMQIKSEGDVEVVGTVEDSVIRSDGAIVIKGGVNGSGGGIIKSRLSSVTIGYLHNQRIESHSHIVVFNEIINSTLLARKTISMKFGKFSVLGGHLLAGEGIDLFNVGSETGAKTILEVGKDFEVEAEITAKNQVLIEHANDLEFLRDMSDQLANVLRLRRGAADEDILLEKRVQGAMQILEGWIGRLRRELGELARRMYIREPCTLIIRGTAHPGTVLKYHDDLIVLPSAVSNRRWTFRDKGPMPSTEGNSI from the coding sequence ATGCCTCGGCTTAGCATCGCGGTCTCCGGCGACGGAATGGGAGCCAAGCTCCGCATCGATTCTTTCGATCAGGAAGATTGGAAATCCGGGATCTCCGGGCCCACCGGGCTCGAAGGCGAACGCCGCCTGCGCGCCTTTCTGGAATCCCAGGGCATCGCCTCGCGCTGCATCCGGGACGACGTACTGCGGTGGATCTCCCAAACCTTGGCTTTCTCTCCCGCCTCCGCCTTATCCGCCGATCTGCAAGCGGCGCAAGAAGTGGACGTGGCCCAAGGCGTTCCGCCCGGGCACGACGAGCCCCAGGGCCTTATCTTCCATCATGCCTACCTGAGCAATGCCGAGGCCATCGGGGACCTGCGTCGCAAGGCCGATGCCTGGGGCTTCGAAGGGCTGCGCGAGCATATCGATCCCAGCTACTGGGTATCTTCCGGCGAGACCGTTCTCAGCTTCCAGGAGGTGGAGAAGGGCCAAGCGGGCTGCGACGTTTTCGGCGCGCCGGTCCCGGGCCTGAGCCTGCGCGAGCGGCTGCCCCCGTTCGGCAAATCGCTTTTCCTCAAGGAGAAGAAGGTCATCGCCGTTTGCGAAGGCGCGCTCATCATCGAGGACGGCCAGCTCAAGGTCCTGGGTTCGGATAGCCTTCCCACCTGCCAGGTGCTTGTGGCCGAGGACAAGATGTCGGCCAATCTGGTGCTGGGCGGGAATTACCTGAACGATTGGACCGTGACCTTGGACATGGTGCGGCAGGCCTTGCGGGAACAAGGCGTGGCGCTCATGGCCCCGGAGGCCGAGATCCAAGGCGCGCTCAACAAGTTCAACCAGGATCGCCAGCCGGTCAGCTTGCCGGTGGCGCGCGGCCGCCCGCCCGTTCCCGGCAACGATGGATTGATCGAGCTCTTGATCGACCCCGAACCCGACGTCCCTTTGCCCGCGCCTGATGGCAGCATCGACTTCAAGGAATTCTCCTTCTTCCGCACCGTGCCCAGGGGAGCGCGCTTGGCGCGGATCCTGCCCCCGACCGCGGGCGAACCCGGCCTGAACGTACATGGGGAAGAGGTGCCGCCGCCCCCGGGGCGTCCCTTCGATAAGCAGCTCGGGCGCAACACGGCGTTGGAAGCCCCGGACTCCGCTTATCTGGTCACCACGGCGGCGGGCCGCTTCGCCTTGCGAGTGGGGGTGCCGGAAGTGGTGGAGGTGCTGGACGTGACCGGCGACGTTTCCCTGAAGACGGGAAACATCGAATTCCCCGGCGCGGTGCGCGTGGCGGGCGACGTGCACAGCCGCATGCAGATCAAGTCCGAAGGCGACGTGGAAGTGGTGGGCACGGTCGAGGACAGCGTGATCCGCTCCGACGGGGCGATCGTGATCAAGGGAGGCGTGAACGGATCGGGCGGGGGCATCATCAAGTCCCGCTTGTCTTCGGTGACCATCGGCTATTTGCATAACCAGCGCATCGAATCGCATTCCCACATCGTGGTCTTCAACGAGATCATCAACAGTACGCTCTTGGCGCGTAAGACCATCAGCATGAAGTTCGGCAAGTTCTCGGTATTGGGCGGGCATCTGCTGGCGGGCGAAGGCATCGATCTGTTCAACGTGGGCTCGGAGACGGGCGCCAAGACCATCCTCGAAGTAGGCAAGGATTTCGAAGTGGAGGCGGAGATCACCGCCAAGAATCAGGTCCTGATCGAGCATGCCAACGACCTGGAGTTCTTGCGCGACATGTCCGATCAGCTCGCCAACGTCTTGCGCCTGCGCCGGGGAGCCGCGGACGAAGACATCCTCCTGGAGAAACGCGTGCAAGGCGCGATGCAGATCCTGGAAGGCTGGATCGGAAGGCTGCGCCGGGAATTGGGGGAATTGGCGCGCAGGATGTACATCCGCGAACCCTGCACCTTGATCATCCGCGGTACGGCCCATCCGGGAACCGTGCTCAAGTACCATGATGATTTGATCGTGCTGCCGTCGGCGGTCTCCAACCGACGCTGGACCTTCCGGGACAAGGGGCCGATGCCCTCGACGGAAGGGAATTCGATTTAA
- a CDS encoding HD domain-containing protein, whose protein sequence is MERPPILWDNRRDREVRQTMSELKALEEKGYFDGLGLTASDAEDPKAREAVETLLLRSAPFLRRVSSFKPLDNPVGPALAQFMTQLRPRERTEIYKNETHKRFQDAVGQVRILYGKILRGEIASNAIVRSIVGSFMDTFMKDRNLLLNLASAPHAGHDYLFDHSLKQCLLSLSLASAAGYSRSQSIEIAQGALLADVGMMLVPERIRLKRGKLSEGEIFEVRKHPMLGMTLLEHVHGLSEAALLIPYQHHERMGGGGYPDKRAGAAVSRFSRIVSIADVFTALISPRTYRDSMLPYQAMVSLLTLGGAGQLDGDHIKQFLKTMSMFPLGSLVRLSSGRVAKVVAPNPMEFTKPMVSLLTDESGASLPRAAIAQIDLADSLEKIVEALPGASIPQQILDGF, encoded by the coding sequence ATGGAAAGACCTCCGATCCTTTGGGACAACCGGCGCGACCGGGAAGTCCGGCAAACCATGTCCGAGTTGAAAGCGCTCGAGGAGAAGGGCTATTTCGACGGCCTGGGCCTGACCGCCTCCGATGCGGAGGACCCGAAGGCGCGGGAGGCGGTGGAGACCCTCTTGCTCCGGAGCGCCCCCTTCCTGAGGCGGGTTTCGTCTTTCAAGCCCTTGGACAATCCCGTGGGGCCGGCCCTGGCCCAGTTCATGACCCAGCTGCGGCCGCGCGAGAGGACGGAGATCTACAAGAACGAGACCCATAAGCGTTTCCAGGACGCCGTGGGGCAGGTGCGCATCCTGTACGGGAAGATCCTGCGGGGCGAGATCGCCAGCAACGCCATCGTGCGTTCCATCGTGGGATCTTTCATGGATACCTTCATGAAGGACCGCAATCTGCTCCTCAACCTGGCGAGCGCGCCGCACGCGGGCCACGATTACCTCTTCGACCATAGCCTGAAGCAATGCCTGCTCTCGTTATCGCTGGCCTCGGCGGCGGGTTATTCCCGCAGCCAGTCCATCGAGATCGCGCAAGGGGCCCTCTTGGCCGACGTGGGCATGATGCTGGTGCCCGAGCGCATCCGCCTCAAGCGAGGCAAGCTGAGCGAGGGGGAGATCTTCGAGGTGCGTAAGCATCCCATGCTGGGCATGACCCTTCTGGAGCACGTGCACGGCTTGTCCGAAGCGGCCTTGCTGATCCCCTACCAGCACCATGAGCGGATGGGCGGGGGCGGATATCCCGATAAGCGCGCGGGCGCCGCCGTGAGCCGCTTCTCGCGCATCGTCAGCATCGCGGACGTTTTCACCGCCCTCATCAGCCCCCGCACCTACCGCGACTCCATGCTGCCCTACCAGGCCATGGTTTCCTTGCTCACCCTGGGAGGCGCCGGGCAGCTCGACGGCGATCATATCAAGCAGTTCCTGAAAACCATGTCCATGTTCCCCTTGGGCTCGCTGGTGCGCCTGTCCAGCGGGCGCGTGGCCAAGGTGGTGGCCCCCAATCCCATGGAATTCACCAAGCCCATGGTGTCGCTTCTGACCGACGAGTCGGGCGCGTCCTTGCCCAGGGCCGCCATCGCGCAAATCGATCTGGCCGACTCCCTGGAGAAGATCGTGGAAGCCCTGCCGGGCGCATCCATCCCCCAGCAGATCCTGGACGGATTTTGA
- a CDS encoding response regulator, translated as MPNSVVIIDDSKFQILQLGRFFGEVMGFTVAGTGENGQEAVELYRAHRPDLITMDLTMPKLDGRGALTQILQEFPDARVLVISAVKGPLLLDCLTLGAKSYIEKPLRFDKDDFVRDFKATIGEILRSP; from the coding sequence ATGCCCAATTCCGTGGTCATCATCGACGATTCCAAGTTCCAGATCCTCCAGCTCGGGAGGTTCTTCGGCGAAGTCATGGGCTTCACCGTCGCCGGCACCGGCGAGAACGGCCAGGAGGCGGTGGAACTCTACCGCGCCCATCGCCCCGATCTCATCACCATGGACCTGACCATGCCCAAGCTCGACGGCCGCGGCGCGCTGACGCAGATCCTCCAGGAATTCCCCGACGCGAGGGTGCTGGTCATCTCGGCGGTGAAAGGGCCCCTCTTGCTCGATTGCCTGACCCTCGGGGCCAAGAGCTATATCGAAAAGCCCCTTCGCTTCGACAAGGACGATTTCGTCCGCGACTTCAAAGCCACCATCGGGGAAATCCTCCGCTCCCCGTGA
- a CDS encoding DUF342 domain-containing protein: MELRVEKGGLEARLRLAPVKTETGGYVLPSLAEIEVFLKEKGVKAPMDAAAVEACFERLAHGLNAEPIAARGKPPVPGKDGTLEFLIDLETAFVPPSADAGAVDLRASLIHTVSPGQPLAVLHPPTAGLPGLDVFGNLVGSIPGKALQPRLGANTMRSEHDANLIVAKTLGHARLQGGVMEVEEFYQVPGDVDYASGNIAFPKSVQVRGDVKAGFAVEAGGDVEIEGLVEDCSVKAKGKLLVKGGFTGQGKGMVQAGGEISLGYVRNQAVRGEESIRVAKEAVNSRMQSRQSVLVNGLLAGGKVQARHAIECQVAGTETGTPTHLEAGFDYITAEEMADIRAQMEKMGKYARKLEESLRHIHDMERMNRGLDPWAIDMVFQMETMRGKVDTKIKSLRDRYSVLDRLSGTSESATITVHRKTYPGVVMKIGRDILLVDEVLNGPKTFFAKDGAILIR; the protein is encoded by the coding sequence ATGGAGTTGCGCGTCGAAAAAGGCGGCCTGGAAGCGCGGCTCCGTCTGGCACCGGTGAAAACCGAAACCGGAGGGTACGTCCTCCCCTCCCTGGCCGAAATCGAAGTTTTCCTCAAAGAGAAAGGGGTCAAGGCCCCGATGGATGCGGCCGCGGTCGAGGCTTGTTTCGAGCGCCTGGCCCATGGCCTTAACGCCGAGCCCATCGCCGCGCGAGGCAAACCTCCGGTCCCGGGCAAGGACGGGACCCTGGAATTCCTGATCGATCTCGAAACCGCCTTCGTCCCGCCCTCGGCGGACGCGGGCGCCGTCGATCTGCGCGCGTCCCTCATCCATACGGTGAGCCCGGGCCAGCCCTTGGCGGTATTGCATCCGCCCACCGCCGGCCTTCCCGGCCTGGACGTATTCGGCAACCTGGTGGGCTCCATCCCCGGCAAGGCGCTCCAGCCGCGCCTGGGCGCGAATACCATGCGCTCGGAGCACGATGCCAACTTGATCGTAGCGAAGACCTTAGGCCATGCCCGTCTCCAGGGCGGCGTCATGGAGGTGGAGGAATTCTACCAGGTTCCCGGCGACGTGGATTACGCCTCGGGCAACATCGCCTTTCCCAAATCGGTGCAAGTGCGCGGGGACGTGAAGGCGGGCTTCGCGGTGGAAGCGGGCGGCGACGTGGAGATCGAGGGCTTGGTGGAAGACTGTTCGGTGAAAGCCAAGGGCAAGCTGCTGGTGAAGGGCGGATTCACGGGGCAAGGGAAGGGCATGGTGCAGGCGGGCGGGGAAATCAGCCTGGGCTACGTGCGCAACCAGGCGGTGCGCGGCGAGGAATCCATCCGGGTGGCAAAGGAGGCGGTGAACAGCCGCATGCAATCGCGCCAGTCCGTATTGGTGAACGGCCTCTTGGCGGGAGGCAAGGTGCAGGCGCGCCATGCCATCGAATGCCAGGTGGCCGGGACCGAGACCGGTACGCCCACGCATTTGGAAGCGGGCTTCGATTACATCACCGCCGAGGAGATGGCGGACATCCGCGCGCAGATGGAAAAGATGGGCAAGTACGCCCGCAAGCTCGAAGAATCGCTACGGCACATCCACGATATGGAGCGGATGAACCGCGGGCTCGATCCCTGGGCCATCGATATGGTTTTCCAGATGGAAACGATGCGGGGCAAGGTGGACACCAAGATCAAGTCGCTGCGGGATCGATACAGCGTGCTGGATCGGTTGAGCGGAACCTCCGAATCGGCGACCATCACGGTGCATCGGAAGACCTATCCCGGCGTGGTGATGAAAATCGGCCGCGATATATTGCTCGTGGACGAGGTCCTTAACGGCCCGAAAACCTTCTTCGCCAAAGACGGCGCCATCCTGATCCGCTGA
- a CDS encoding Hpt domain-containing protein: MTGVLAASMDAGNEGFFLLRLDGTILPASELAALASGRPPAPASRPTFQDVLRLGPEQAGQFAKWLDLVRKRHGEMRWEKLAPLAPIQETWTGKADEEAPTRLVYRKIADGEGGLAALAVFFADTPPNRTVTRQLEEERQRHQLEIRDVLALAANPPETVGAFLEEARARLESSRREWDGWLADRKRAGEASPGLWQAGSGESAGQRLFRELHMIKGNAGAFGFENLAAGAQDSEDLLETLKDPAAGERAANRLTEALGALRSQFDELQRAMKLIAGEGQDAMARILKWKLERLVSAAGALESEKLDPNLRALVESTRRLAFLSPAYLARKYRNLVERLAHNLGKHVVFRVASNSGDVHPESFARVDEALVHILRNMIDHGIELPEERAAAGKGEAEIEMEYVAEEDRVFLRVRDNGRGMEPAAIAARALSLGLLTQGEADALDEVGQLGLIFREGFTTRREASMVSGRGLGLALAARCVADRGGNLYVFSRPGEGTRFAIELPHVGFKALP; this comes from the coding sequence GTGACGGGCGTACTGGCCGCATCCATGGACGCCGGCAACGAGGGTTTCTTCCTGCTGCGGTTGGATGGGACCATCCTGCCCGCTTCCGAACTGGCCGCCCTCGCTTCCGGCCGCCCGCCCGCTCCCGCTTCCCGCCCCACCTTCCAGGACGTCTTGCGCCTTGGTCCCGAGCAAGCCGGGCAATTCGCCAAATGGCTGGACCTGGTCCGTAAACGGCACGGCGAGATGCGGTGGGAGAAGCTGGCGCCCCTGGCTCCCATCCAGGAAACCTGGACCGGCAAGGCCGACGAGGAAGCACCAACCCGATTGGTCTATCGTAAGATCGCCGATGGGGAGGGAGGCCTGGCCGCGCTCGCGGTTTTCTTCGCCGATACCCCGCCCAACCGGACCGTGACGCGGCAATTGGAAGAAGAGCGTCAGCGGCATCAATTGGAGATCCGCGACGTGCTGGCCTTGGCCGCCAATCCTCCCGAGACCGTGGGAGCCTTCCTGGAAGAAGCGCGCGCGCGCTTGGAATCGTCCCGCCGGGAATGGGATGGATGGCTGGCCGATCGCAAGCGCGCCGGCGAGGCGTCGCCCGGGCTTTGGCAGGCCGGGAGCGGCGAAAGCGCGGGCCAACGGCTTTTCCGCGAGCTGCATATGATCAAGGGCAACGCCGGCGCCTTCGGGTTCGAGAACCTGGCCGCGGGGGCCCAAGACTCCGAGGATTTGCTGGAGACGCTCAAGGATCCGGCGGCCGGCGAACGCGCGGCCAACCGTTTGACCGAGGCCTTGGGGGCCCTGCGATCCCAGTTCGACGAGTTGCAACGGGCCATGAAGCTGATCGCGGGCGAGGGCCAGGACGCGATGGCGCGCATCCTGAAATGGAAGTTGGAACGCCTGGTGTCGGCCGCCGGCGCCCTCGAATCCGAAAAGCTCGATCCCAATTTACGCGCGTTGGTGGAATCCACCCGCCGCCTGGCCTTCCTCAGCCCGGCCTATCTGGCGCGTAAGTACCGCAACCTGGTGGAACGCCTGGCCCATAACCTGGGCAAGCACGTGGTCTTCCGGGTGGCCAGCAATTCCGGGGACGTCCACCCCGAGTCCTTCGCCCGCGTGGACGAGGCCTTGGTCCACATCCTACGCAACATGATCGACCACGGCATCGAGCTGCCGGAAGAACGCGCCGCCGCGGGCAAAGGCGAAGCGGAAATCGAAATGGAATACGTGGCGGAGGAGGACCGGGTCTTCCTGCGCGTGCGCGACAACGGGCGCGGCATGGAACCAGCCGCCATCGCGGCGCGCGCCCTCTCGCTGGGGCTCTTGACCCAAGGCGAAGCCGACGCCCTCGACGAGGTGGGACAGTTGGGGCTTATCTTCCGGGAAGGCTTCACCACGCGGAGGGAAGCGAGCATGGTCTCGGGCCGGGGATTGGGGCTGGCGCTGGCCGCCCGCTGCGTCGCCGATCGGGGCGGCAACCTCTACGTGTTCTCAAGACCGGGAGAAGGCACGCGCTTCGCCATCGAACTTCCCCATGTGGGATTCAAGGCTTTGCCCTGA
- a CDS encoding VOC family protein — translation MAAKVKPVPEGLHTVTPYLCVHGAVEAMRFYEKAFGAKEKVRFQTPDGKIRHAEIEIGDSRVLISDEFPEMPNALIASPTSLNGSSVCLQIYVPDVDALFERAVAAGAEVRRPLEDMFFGDRSGAVEDPFGHIWSLSTHIEEVSPEEAVKRMSGRAKAV, via the coding sequence ATGGCCGCGAAAGTAAAACCTGTTCCGGAAGGCTTACATACGGTGACCCCATACCTTTGCGTGCATGGGGCGGTGGAGGCGATGCGTTTTTATGAGAAGGCTTTCGGAGCCAAAGAGAAAGTCCGGTTCCAGACGCCTGATGGGAAGATACGGCATGCCGAAATCGAAATCGGCGATTCTCGCGTGCTGATTTCGGATGAGTTTCCCGAGATGCCCAATGCATTGATTGCGAGTCCGACGTCCCTGAATGGCTCCTCCGTCTGCCTGCAGATCTACGTCCCGGACGTGGATGCGCTTTTCGAGCGAGCGGTGGCGGCGGGCGCGGAGGTGCGCCGCCCGTTAGAGGATATGTTCTTCGGCGATCGGAGCGGGGCGGTCGAGGATCCTTTCGGCCATATCTGGAGCCTCTCCACCCATATCGAGGAAGTGAGTCCCGAGGAAGCCGTGAAGCGCATGTCCGGGAGGGCGAAGGCGGTCTGA
- a CDS encoding NUDIX domain-containing protein, translating to MASTVLRYAAKALIIEDGRLLCLRKRGDIGVYYVLPGGGQEPGELLPATLERECLEELGARVEPGRLRYVQEYVGRNHLFKDAHGGMHFVNLYFECRLLERPLTRPLTPDAGQEALEWLPLEQLSEAAFFPRVLVGPLRAGHSHAGHQHADRLQAGPSATDPGDGVVYLGDSV from the coding sequence ATGGCTTCTACCGTTCTCCGCTACGCCGCCAAGGCCCTCATCATCGAAGACGGGCGCCTGCTTTGCCTACGCAAGCGCGGCGACATTGGCGTCTATTACGTGCTGCCGGGAGGCGGGCAGGAGCCGGGAGAGCTTTTGCCCGCGACCTTGGAACGCGAATGCCTGGAGGAACTGGGCGCGCGCGTGGAACCGGGGCGCCTCCGTTACGTGCAGGAGTACGTGGGCCGCAACCACCTATTCAAGGATGCCCACGGGGGTATGCACTTCGTGAACCTGTACTTCGAATGCCGCTTGCTGGAGCGGCCCTTGACCCGTCCCTTGACTCCCGATGCGGGCCAGGAGGCCTTGGAATGGCTGCCGTTGGAGCAGCTCTCCGAAGCGGCGTTCTTCCCCCGGGTCTTGGTGGGCCCTTTGCGAGCGGGCCATTCGCATGCGGGCCATCAGCACGCGGACCGCTTGCAAGCCGGGCCTTCTGCAACGGACCCGGGCGACGGCGTCGTCTACCTCGGCGATTCGGTGTGA
- a CDS encoding SAM-dependent methyltransferase, with translation MDAKQSDAITPAEPAVTHVSDTALWVAAVRARESARPDAAFRDPLAAKLAGTRGRELAASMPLGSAIDYALTVRTTAIDRLLAEAIRCGAQRVVNLGAGLDARPYRLQLPSSFDWVEVDFPELISGKESLLAEETAACPVRRIGLDLSDKGARRSLFADLSRDGVPTVLLTEGVIAYLDPESAADLARDMRAAAGFRFWILDYRQGKFRNHRERKAIAQRLQNAPFKFNVEDPKAFFGPLGWRPAEDFHILDIGESIGRTLPIGFPWSWFKAVAPALFRRLANRTYGYVLFEAA, from the coding sequence ATGGATGCAAAGCAGTCAGATGCGATAACTCCCGCGGAGCCGGCCGTCACGCATGTAAGCGACACGGCCCTTTGGGTTGCGGCGGTACGCGCGCGGGAATCGGCCCGCCCCGATGCGGCTTTCCGCGACCCTCTGGCCGCCAAGCTGGCCGGGACGCGCGGCCGGGAACTGGCCGCATCCATGCCCTTGGGCTCCGCCATCGACTACGCCCTCACCGTACGGACGACGGCCATCGATCGCCTCCTCGCCGAAGCCATCCGTTGCGGGGCCCAACGGGTGGTGAACCTGGGCGCCGGGTTGGACGCGCGACCCTATCGGCTGCAGCTCCCATCCTCCTTCGACTGGGTCGAAGTCGATTTCCCGGAACTCATCTCCGGAAAGGAAAGCCTGCTCGCGGAAGAAACGGCCGCCTGCCCGGTCCGCCGCATCGGGCTCGATCTTTCGGACAAAGGCGCGCGTCGTTCCCTATTCGCCGATCTGTCCCGGGACGGAGTACCTACCGTGCTCCTGACCGAGGGCGTCATCGCCTACCTCGATCCGGAAAGCGCCGCCGATCTGGCGCGGGACATGCGCGCCGCGGCCGGCTTCCGTTTCTGGATCCTCGATTACCGACAGGGAAAATTCCGAAATCATCGCGAACGTAAGGCCATCGCCCAACGCCTCCAAAATGCGCCTTTCAAATTCAACGTCGAGGATCCCAAAGCCTTTTTCGGCCCCTTAGGCTGGCGACCCGCCGAAGACTTCCACATCCTGGATATCGGCGAGAGCATCGGACGCACTTTGCCGATCGGATTTCCCTGGTCCTGGTTCAAGGCGGTCGCGCCCGCCCTCTTCCGCCGCCTCGCCAACCGGACCTACGGGTACGTCCTGTTCGAAGCCGCTTAA